CAAAGAGGGCGTCTACGGCAACCGCATGAATCTCGGCCAGTGCGTCATCGGAGGCTGCCGTACGGACATCGACGCCGACACGGCCGCCTTTCTGCGCGGCCAGCTGGAGCAGCTCAAGCCCCAGCTCGACGAAATCCACGGCGTGTACGAGCGCGATCCGCTCATCCGCGCCCGGACCCAGGGCATCGGAGTGCTGTCGCAGGAGGAGGCCATCCGTCACGGCGTGGTCGGGCCGGTGGCCCGCGCCTCGGGCGTGGTTTACGATATCCGCGCCAAGGCCCCGTACGCGGTCTACCCCGACCTCGATTTCGAGGTCCAGTCGGACACCAGGGGCGACGTGCACTCCCGTGCCCTCCTGCGCCTGCGCGAGGCCGCGGAGTCCGTCAGGATCATCGAGCAGTGCCTGGACATGATCCCGGACGGCCCCATCGCCGTGAGCGGCATGGTGACAGTTCCTCCGGGCGAATCCGTGGCCCGCACCGAAGCGCCGCGGGGCGAGGTGGTCTACTACCTCCGCTCCGACGGCTCCGATACGCCGCAGCGGCTCAAATGGCGCGTCCCGACCTACATGAACTGGGAGGCCCTGCAAGTGATGATGGCCGGCTGCCAGGTCGCCGACATCCCGCTCATCGTCAACAGCATCGACCCGTGCATTTCCTGCACGGAACGCTGAGTATTCGGGACGCCCATGCACGAATCCACCCTGGCCATGAACATTCTCGAGATCGTCGTCGACCAGGCCGCAAGGGCCCAGGCGCCGGCGGTGCACCGGGTGGATCTGTGCGTGGGCGAATTCGCGGGAGTGGAGGCCACGACCCTCGTCTCCTGCTTTGCCATGCTGGCTGAAGGAACCCTTGCGGAAAAGGCCGGACTGGAGATCGAACGCATCC
This genomic interval from Deltaproteobacteria bacterium HGW-Deltaproteobacteria-18 contains the following:
- a CDS encoding carbon monoxide-induced hydrogenase, encoding MSTTPSTYTLPVGPMHVALEEPMYFNIQVEGETVRSVDLAAGHVHRGMEALAMNRNYFQNVTLTERVCSLCSNSHPATYCMAVENLSGLFVPERARYLRVIADEVKRVASHLFNVGIMAHLVGFDSLFMHVMEVREIMQDAKEGVYGNRMNLGQCVIGGCRTDIDADTAAFLRGQLEQLKPQLDEIHGVYERDPLIRARTQGIGVLSQEEAIRHGVVGPVARASGVVYDIRAKAPYAVYPDLDFEVQSDTRGDVHSRALLRLREAAESVRIIEQCLDMIPDGPIAVSGMVTVPPGESVARTEAPRGEVVYYLRSDGSDTPQRLKWRVPTYMNWEALQVMMAGCQVADIPLIVNSIDPCISCTER
- the hypA gene encoding hydrogenase maturation nickel metallochaperone HypA, yielding MHESTLAMNILEIVVDQAARAQAPAVHRVDLCVGEFAGVEATTLVSCFAMLAEGTLAEKAGLEIERIPATGICNLCGAAASRQGRIFRCPVCETSTVRLVTGREMYVKSIEVENPSQ